The following is a genomic window from Malus sylvestris chromosome 12, drMalSylv7.2, whole genome shotgun sequence.
ATTATTTAACTTTAAAGTAATACAATCAATTAGTTTTGGGTTTAAGAGTAGTAGTCTGCACTGCACCTGATTTCATGAGTTCGATAGTTGATTGTGACGTTCCTTTACTTCATATGCGTTGGCCCGTCGTAATACTGGAAAATTCAAAAATgatctttttagtttttaagtaacaaatttgGGCCAATCAAAGTGATACTATACCCCAAAACAATAGGCAATGACAATAATTGAAATTAAAGTTGTATAAAAATTGACTAGAAGTGAACTTTTCTTAGCACGCAGACAAGACGGCTTACACAAAGTCCAACCGTTGTAATAATATCTCTACAAATTtcctacttttctataaatttaaaacaaaaggaTTTATCCAAAAATCTCCAAATGCATAACGCATGCCACATAAAATTTGGATCAACAAAGGCAATCGTTATTTTTccacaatgaaaaaaaaaaacaaaaatcaaaggcCGCCCAATTAAGAACGAGTCCACATTTTACAAAACACGCGTTTCTGAGTCTTCTTTCAAATCCCCATCCCAACAGTTCTCTCtgcttttttcttcctccttgctcTTCCCTCTAAACTCTTCGTCCTTCCGTGCTAACTCCGCTCGATTTTCGTCCGGTTAAGGACTCGAATCCACGGGCCAAAAGggttttttcatggatgtttgCCTTCATGTATCCATTGAGAAACTCCTAGCCTGCTCTGCTTCCTTTTTTCCGAGCTTTCAATGAGAATTCCTCTGTTTTCATGGCTTTTCTTAATACCCTTTTACTACTTTTCACTCAGCATCAACATATTTCTTGTCTCCGGCCAGTGTCCCGGGGATCAGCAATCTTTGTTGCTACAATTGAAGAACAGCCTCGTATTTGACACTGCAACATCTAAAAAACTTGTGAAGTGGAAGAATGGATCGGATTACTGCTCTTGGGAAGGAGTGTCCTGCAAAAAGGGTTGTGTTTCGAATCTGGACTTGAGCAGCGAGGCGATTAGTGGTGGACTTGATAATTCGAGTTCTCTTTTCGGTCTGAAGTCAATCGAGAACCTGAATTTGGCTTACAATAACTTCAACTACACTCAGATTCCTTCCGAGTTCAAGCAGCTAACCCGATTGATTAATCTGAACTTGTCGAATGCTGGCTTTGCGGGGCAGGTTCCGATTGAGATTTCGCACTTGACGAGGTTGGTAACTCTTGATTTGTCTACCTTTTATTTCCCCGGAACTCCTTCGTTGAATCTTGAGCATCCGAAATTGAATGTGCTGCTTGCGAACTTTTCTGAGCTTGTTGAACTTTATCTTGATGGTGTGAATATATCAGCACAGGGGACCAATTGGTGCCAAGCGATATCATCTTCATTGCCAAAACTGAGGGTGTTGAGCTTGTCCACTTGTAATCTTTCAGGCCCTATTGATAGTTCACTGCTGAAGCTTCAGTCTCTCTCAGTTATTCGTATTGAGAACAACAATTTGTCTACTCAAGTTCCAGAGTTCTTCTCGAATTTCCCGAATTTGACTTCCTTACGAATGGTGAATTCTGGATTATATGGTGCATTCCCAAAGACGATCTTCCAGGTACCTACACTGCAGACTATTGACTTATCCGATAATCCGCAGCTTCATGGTTCCTTGCCAGAATTTCTGAAGAATGGATCTCTTCGATCCCTGGTTCTCAATGGGGCAAATTTTTCAGGCCAGTTGCTTCCAAACTCTATTGGGAACCTCAAATTCCTGTCCAAAATAGATATTGCAACTTGCAATTTCACTGGATCAATCCCGAGGTCAACAGAAGAGCTTACGCAGTTGGTTTATCTGGACTTCGCGAAGAACAAGTTCAATGGTTCAGTTCCATCCTTCAGTATGGCCAAGAATCTGACCCTAATAAATCTTTCAGACAATCAGCTAACGGGTCAGATTACTTCCTCACACTGGGAAAAACTGACTAATCTGGTGAGTCTCGACTTGCGAAACAATCTACTTAATGGGACTATTCCACCATCTGTGTTTTCTCTTCCCATGCTGCAGAAGCTACAGCTTTCTAACAATCAATTTTCTGGTCGTTTGCATGGATCTGCTAATATCTCTGTACTGGACACCCTTGATTTGAGTAGCAACAAGTTGGAAGGGCTAATTCCGATGTCTATCTTTAATTTCCGTGAGCTCAAGATACTTTTACTTTCTTCGAACAACTTTAGTGGCTCCTTTCCACTTAATAGCCTTCAGCAACTGAGAAATCTGTCGAAACTAGATCTTTCATACAGTAGCCTGTCAATTAATTATAACAGTTCCAGTTCCTCATTTTCCTCTTATCCCCGTATTACCACATTGAAATTGGCTTCTGGAAAGTTGGGAGTGTTTCCTGATTTCTTGAGAAATCAATCTCAATTAGTCTATTTGGACCTTTCAGTGAACCAGATACATGGTGAGATACCCAACTGGATTTGGAAGTTGAGTAGTCTTCGTCAACTAAATCTTTCTTGCAACTCTCTGGTAAATCTTCAAAGTCCTTTCCTCAATCTTACTTCTAATTTGTATGTGCTTGACCTTCATTCCAACCAGCTTCAGGGACAAATTCCAATGCTTCCAAGATTGACCACTTATATGGATTACTCAAGAAATAATTTCAGCTCAAGCATTCCGGCCAACATTGGTGATTTCCTTATGTACACTGTGTTCTTCTCTCTTGCAAGCAACAAGTTAAATGGAAGCATTCCAGAATCAATGTGCAAGGCACCATATCTTCAGGTTCTTGATTTGTCCAATAATTCTCTGAGCGGCCCGATTCCCCAATGCTTGACTACCATAAGCAGTGGGACACTGGCAATACTTAATCTAAGGAGAAACAGACTTAATGGTTCTGTTCCTGATGGATTTCCTCAGCATTGCAGTTTAAGAACTCTTGACCTCAATGGAAATCAGATAGAAGGTaaatttccaaaatttcttGGCAATTGCAGAATGCTAGAGgttttaaacattggaaacaatcAGATAAGAGATACCTATCCTTGCTTGTTGAAGAATATATCCTCCTTGCGTGTCCTTGTTTTGCGATCCAACCGTTTTTATGGACACATGGTATGTAACAAAATCAATGGTACCTGGCCAAAGCTTCAAATTGTTGACATAGCTCGCAACAATTTTAATGGTGAAATACGAGGAAGATGCATGAGAACCTGGAAAGCAATAATGACTGATGAAAGTGATGCTGAGTCAAAAACTAATCACCTTCGATTTCAAGTTCTAAAGTTCAGTCAGGTATACTATCAGGATGCTATAACAGTTACAAATAAAGGTCTGGAAATGGAGTTGGTAAAGATTCTAACTGTTTTCACCTACATTGACATCTCATGCAACAACTTTAGTGGATCAATACCTGCGGAGGTGGGACAACTCAAATCGCTctatggcctcaacttgtccatcaATTCTTTCACAGGCCCAATCCCATCATCATTAGGTAACCTACGACAACTTGAGTCGTTAGACCTTTCAAACAACAGCTTGAGCGGGCAAATTCCAGTGGAGTTTGGGGGCCTtactttcctttctttcatgGATGTCTCAAACAATCAACTGGTCGGGAAGATACCAATCAGTACCCAGATTTCAACATTTCCAGCGGAGTCCTTCGCAGGCAATAAAGGATTATGTGGGCCACCTTCACTTGTAAAATGCAGTAATACTAACATGTCACCAAATGCAGCACCAAGGGGTCGAGACAAAGCATCAAAAGTTGAGTTTGATTGGCAGTCCATATATACTGGAGTGGGTTATGGTGTGGGAGGAGGAGTTGTTGTTATCCTCTTAATGGTgtgggaagaaggaagaaactgGTTAGAGGACAGCATTGACAAAATTCTTCTGGTAATTCTTCCAATGATGGGATATTCTTACAGAACTCGTGGTGAATGGGACTATGATGAGGAGGACGAAGATTCCGAAGAAGAGAGCACATATATCATGCAAGACTCTAGCGGAGACGAGATTTATTCAGAAGACAGAGTGTTTCGGGGTCCATATTGTGTGTTTTGTTCAAAACTTGATATAAGTAGGAAGAGGGCCATCCATAACCCAAATTGTACATGCAGTTTTTCACCACCTATTACatcattttcttcctcttcctacTCATTTTCTCCATAGACACAGCGTTTTTTTTTTCGACTTTCTTCTCTATTTCTTCacatttcttcttaatttttactttttctgGTGTTACAGTTTCATATAATTATAAACCCTGAAATGCCGGTGAGGACTTTCATCAAACAGGTGGTAAGCCATTAAACTAGTACACCAAATAAGCGTCTAAAAGTTAAGTTTTTAGGGTAAGTACCTGAACAGAAGTGCGCCATTGATGCTCTCTCGCCCTTCATTGCAAAATGTGGTGCGCGGCATGGCAAAGTGTTGAACTTGTTCGATTTGCTACGGTTCCCGCCCGTGGCACTTGCGACGGAGTCGTTGTTGgacgttaaaacttaaaaacgaACAACTGTATGGACCATATAAAGATGCATCTGGGCTTACTATAAGCCCAATGGATAGTTGGAAAGTATCGTGTAaaagcaaattttccaacaaaaaggaagaaaaacatttcaattaGGTAAAACATATTGGGAATCAATcatgttttttatttacttcTTATATGATTGAAGctacaatttaatttttttcgccCGATAAAATTAGAGGAAATGAACATAACTTACCAGTTTCAACCAGACTCGAAAGGAGTAGATAATCGTGGTTACTAgttgtcattttaaaaaaaaaaacaaagagaaagaaagatatTAGAAAGACCAGTTTCCACTTGATATGTGCTTCGTGCATTCTTATCAGCTTTTTCATGTCTAACGTTGAGGGCTCGTTTAGTAATACTTAATTATGTACTAAACATTGTTGCTCATAATCGTTTTTGCTAAAcattgttttattttctagCCGGCTACATGGCATTACACACTACCAAAGTATTTCGTTTTTTTTGGGAACTGTGCgccatttttgttattttttatttttcatacaaGTGCTATAAGGAAatttaggagaaattttttattgtgccCGTAACACGGGTGTtatatcacgtgtcattatataagtggagggaagttttatattttaagttgttaattttttaacacaaataTCTCACCACTTTTTTAGTGACACGTGGTATATCATCCAATGTTCCTAATACATTTAATTTTTTCTCAAAATCTAGGTTGGTTCATgatttttattactttttatttttattgtgcaTTAATATATGGTTAAAACAAGGgagctttaacgaaaagtttccaGTAATgttaattttaacaaaaaaaccacttttttactctaaaaagtcaatcctagtactattcacttacaacacatttttgtctttttcgttaaaactcaaagttttcaagtcattttcattagttttcatgtGTCTTATTAATTGCTTCAAATTTTTTCTTCATTGTCGTTGGATATGTTAAATCAAAAGTAAGGCATTTATATATCATACGACTAACtcaatttttaaattgaaaaagaCACTAATATTTAGTCTAAAAGATACGATTGGCAAGGTGAATCCCAACTAACTCAAAAGTTGAGGAATTCAAGTGCTTCAGAATGAAGTACATAATATGTACCTCTTAATTAAGTGGTTTTACAACTTAACACCGTTTCTAAGTATTTTCTAGCAAACgtaataaaaatattgttttttattgttaGAAAACCCTTTTAGCGTTGTTTCAAAAGTAGTTTCAAACGCATAAAaactcgtttggatgtgtttttaaaataactgaaatcacttttagtaaaaatatttttagaaccaatcatTGGTAAAAATATCAGTAAATCTTAAAAAAGTACTTAAAGTACTTCCtgaaagaagcacataattggtgATTCTTGTAGAAAGCgcttaaagtgcttttgaaacctaaaaatattttctctaaaagcgctttcaaccattttaaaaacacatccaaacaagTTCTAAGTGATTGATGTttgtttgattatttattttgaCTAATTTACTCTTTGTACATTCTTTTTTATCTTTAGCATAATAAGTACGAATTCAAAAGTTTCACAAACCTGTACTTGAGTATGTAGAAACTAAACTCACATATATCCGATCGGTTCATCTAGGGAGGTTTCTACTCCGCTAACGCTATAATTCGGTCAGGGTGAAATTTTAGGGCACGATAGATTATATAGTAAGAAAAATACTTGTTAGctaaaaaatagataaaattaGAAAGTGCAAATTGATTCACAATGCATCACTTTTTAGGAGTTTTTATTACAAGAGTATATTGATCCAAGATAACTCCCTTAATACTATAGGAAGGAAACTAACGAGTATCGACCCAAGCACGTATTTAGCAAACATGCCCTACTAATCCACCCTAAAACCCACTGGATATTTAAGCTAATCGATACTTTTAGGATCATTCCTAGGTTCATCAGCACACCAAATTTGCACTTAATCTAAATCGGTCTCGACAGAAACCATCAAACACAGAGAACATTCCTTTCCATTTTTAGAGCAACACAAAGTACCATTAGTTAAAAGCaacatttttgttatttaaacaCACCACCACTACCATCAAATCGCATCTAGCTCCCAACATATACTAATACATAACCTAATACGAGAGAGAGACTTAATCTAACTAGTTTCTttatgagagagagaaggattTGGCGATCCTAACCCAGCCGTCCCCTCTCTACTAAAGCTAGCTATAATATTTCATATAGGCTTCAATATTGGCAAGGGTTTCTTGACCTTGGAAGCAATTATACTCCggcattattggaatattaACCGCTGGCGATGGTGGTTGCACTGAAGCAGCAGCACTAACGAAATTGCTGTGAGCGAACAAATCATGAGTCTGCTGATGATGCTGCGGGGGAAGCTGATCAAAGCACCCAGTTGGATGAAGACCATGACGATGAGCTGGAatgtccatcaacatggacggTGATGGATCATGGTGATCGTCCACAGAGTTGATCATGCTCTGGTGAAGCCATATCTGAGTCTTGAGGAACTTCACATAGTGGATAGCCTCCTCCAGCATGGACACAGTGTCAAGCTTGGTCCCACCAGGAACCAAGCTCTGCAAGATCTTGAACCGGTCACTGATCCTGTGCCTCCTCTCGCGAGCAGCCACGCTCTGTGGATCAGTGGACAGCCTCACTCCTTTGCTTTTGTTCTTCCCACCACCACGATTGTTTTTTGTCACGGAAGAAGAAGATTTAGAGAAATTATTTGAGCTAGAGTCGTTAGTAGCAGTGAAGTAGTCCATTTAGCTAGCCAGGCACAGTAAACCGTAGCTATTTGTTACTTGAATCTGGGCTTTTGTGGCTAGCTAGAACTTGGTAGGAAGAAGTGCTTTTGGGCACGTATTTATAGATAGGGAAAGATGGATTGTGGATTTCTTTattaatttgatgattttgaatgAAGGGGAaggagagatggagagagatgTCGTCATGTAAGTCAGCCAATCTTTGGCGCAGGATTCGGGTGTCTACCTAGGGTCCTATACAGAGGCCCAGGAGTTCTTTAGCCTAAGCACAAGGCTTCCTTTGCTTTTTGCTTCTCTTTTAATTTcttcaaattattattattattattttagcatTTGATGGATATTATACATTTGTACTATATACACATTTATCTAAAGTGACTTTGTAGTATGCTAGTattgttttgtgagttttttttttttttttcacaagtaTCATATAACATGTTATAAGACGGATTCTTTTATTACTAATTGAAAACACCTCCCTCCAAAAACAAGGAATAGTGCCTCTGAACCAGTCGgcaagagagagtgagagagggtCCGGTGTCTTGTTGTTAGGGTTGGAGTCCAATTGGCTTTTCGTGGCTGGTCAGGAATGAAGGGAAAGACTAAAGAGAGAAGTCGGGGGTAGGGGCCCTTTTTTATGAAATCTAAGTGGATGTTACCTAGTTGCAGGTGTGTCTAAATCCGAGGACCAAATCCTTGCCGGGCTTTTAAATTGTACGATTAtgctttttataatttttatcctTAGGATATACACTGTTTTCTGAAAGAGATATACTATTCATGTCCCTCAATTGCACCTctttaggaagaaaaagaaaaggattcGAGGTCTTATCATCAGCTCTTCTTTTGAAGATAGTTTTTTATCAAAAATTGCTTCAACTAGTCCTACGATTCAAGCTAGATCCCCAAACACACCCGTTGAATATTGTCCTTGAATATTTAACCCGATTCTCCATAATTAATACTATACGTACAATATTCTAGATAAGAAATTTGTTGAATCAATGTGTTAGGTTGTATGCTTATTTTTTTCTATCTCTTAAATTTCATATCGTAATAATACttttaaatttcttcatttacatttgaaagaatcacattttgataagatttTCTCTTAGGAGTTAGACAATTCTTTGTGTGAATtaattcaaaaattttaaaagagaagttttctATAATATTCTATCCATGATGGCACATAGAAATTATTTGGTAAAATTATATTAGACTTGCATATACATGTTGTTAGCTCAAAATTTTGAGTACGAGTAACATTAATTGTTGTAACGATAGTatatttgtacttgtgtaaacaactatcaaaacaaaagaacacatttattggaaatcaaattctttatatataaatatatatcataATTTTCGATCAAGTTACCATTTTAATTCAGGATGAATGCAAATTCTTTAGCCCTAACTAGTTCACATGCATGGAAATTATTTGCTATATGAACAACACTATGGAATGTCGTGACGAATcatttttttcaagaaaaaaaaatcacaacacTATCAATGTTCCCCCATTCCAATGGGCATAGAAGAACACATTGATACATTCACTACAAGTACCGTTTCAATTGGTAGATTCAAAAAATTTTGCATTCAGCAGTGGGAATGATAGATTGTTGCTTTCCCACATAAAAGATAAAAGCAAGTATGAAAACAACTATTAAAAGAAGCAACCGAACCAGGTGGGGCTGGGGGGTCCCTAGCAGGACACATCAGGCTCCAGTTTAATTTGACAATGGGGGTGGGTAGAACCCCAATTATTCTTACttgttcaaaagaaaattacctGCTTTATCTGTCTTCGTCAAACCAACATCAGTCACAAACAGATGATGTATGAGGTGATAGTTTTGAccacatatatattatgttaacaTAAAATTTGTTTCGGATTTTGTATTTGAACGCCATCATACCTCTCGTTGTGTGTATGGCTGATCTCTATACAAATTAAGGATGTGaacaaataaatacaatcagtATTAAGTCTGTCTAGCTAACCTATGAATGTGCATGCATGTAGAAGTTGTCTATGTGGACAAAGGCGAAGCCAAAAATTTAATGAAGTGGGATAACTTACAGAATCGAAGCTCATTTTCGTGACAAATAAAAGTAATTTGTTCGACTTGTTACAAAATTTGGCACATTTTTCTCTATTATTTTCTTTACGTATTGTATTAAGAAGCTTCATATAAAGTTCCCACACGGAAAAAGTGAGAGCGGGCACGTGCCCTTGGAGAAAACATAAAACattacattttacaaaaatatgAAGAGAAAAAACAAGGAACATATATATTATTCCACTGTCCACACGTGCTGGGACGGAGGGAGTTGGTAACCTGCGGATTAGCCACTTGATGTTTGAGTGTTGGGCCCCGTGAAGATTGGAAATGGAAACATCGACATCATATGGAGGGATGACTTACTATTGAGGAAAAGTAAGTGACTGTTACGAGGCCGGCAGGAATGGTTTTTAGCTTTATAAGGTGAATACAGTGCACAGGGTTTTTTACCGTTGCTGCAGTTTTTGAGTAACAGAAACGTTACGAAACGTCTTCTGTGTTGCCCCAGCTGCTTCATATGCTTTGTTTTTTCACGGTGTTACACTCATCCTTCAGAGTCTCAAACCCTCTCCTCCTTCCATATATCTCTTTCTGCATTTAATGGAAGTTGACTTGTTCTTACTGCATTATGCTGTTTTCGGCACCGATTCGGTAAAAGTAGAAGAATTAAGAAGAGCGCACGCAAGTATAAGAATCACGGAACTCTTGCTCCACTCTCAGACTAAAATACACATCATTTTAATTTAACCAACTTATGAAATATTGGCTTTTGCGTTGACATTATCACATAGAATTTATTACCTGAAAAAGTTGGTTTAGTAGTAATTATCTCAGAACGTTGGAGAATTTAAAAGTTTGAGTACCCAACTCCCCACtgttaaaaagaaataaaatgaagTTTATAGTTGGACAACTTGACATATTTGTTTAGCAAAtttacacacatacatatatattaaaGAATAAATACGAATTACTATTCAggtttattaatatatttttttaatttgtaagtaAGAAGCATCAGGTTCAACTCACATGAATAACAATGACGTATAGTGTTTGTAATGAGATTTATACCTAATTATAGCTAGTTTATTATGCGGTTTTAACTCCATACATTTTTCTCTTCAGAATGTGTGCAAAAGTAAAAGAATACATAATAAACATGATAAATTTGATAGTATAAGTTGAACTTAATTTGACAACCGtaaaacatacatacatatatagaaATGTTCTCTTGATCGACCAAAAAAGGCACTATCACTTACATATAGTTATCTCATCCAATTAAGTT
Proteins encoded in this region:
- the LOC126592517 gene encoding receptor-like protein 7 isoform X6, yielding MKTPLLSWLFLLCICYVSLTFHTFVVSTQCPGDQQSLLLKLKNSLAFNHTTSQKLVKWNNGSDYCSWEGVSCKRGCVSNLDLSNEAITGGLDNSSPLFGLKSIDNLNLANNSFNYTQIPSEFKQLTGLRNLNLSYAFFAGQVPIEVSHLTRLVTLDLSTFYFPGTPSLNLEHPKLNVLLANFSELVELYLDGVNISAQGTNWCQAISSSLPKLRVLSLSTCNLSGPIDSSLLKLQSLSVIRIENNNLSTQVPEFFSNFPNLTSLRMVNSGLYGAFPKTIFQVPTLQTIDLSDNPQLHGSLPEFLKNGSLRSLVLNGANFSGQLLPNSIGNLKFLSKIDIATCNFTGSIPRSTEELTQLVYLDFAKNKFNGSVPSFSMAKNLTLINLSDNQLTGQITSSHWEKLTNLVSLDLRNNLLNGTIPPSVFSLPMLQKLQLSNNQFSGRLHGSANISVLDTLDLSSNKLEGLIPMSIFNFRELKILLLSSNNFSGSFPLNSLQQLRNLSKLDLSYSSLSINYNSSSSSFSSYPRITTLKLASGKLGVFPDFLRNQSQLVYLDLSVNQIHGEIPNWIWKLSSLRQLNLSCNSLVNLQSPFLNLTSNLYVLDLHSNQLQGQIPMLPRLTTYMDYSRNNFSSSIPANIGDFLMYTVFFSLASNKLNGSIPESMCKAPYLQVLDLSNNSLSGPIPQCLTTISSGTLAILNLRRNRLNGSVPDGFPQHCSLRTLDLNGNQIEGKFPKFLGNCRMLEVLNIGNNQIRDTYPCLLKNISSLRVLVLRSNRFYGHMVCNKINGTWPKLQIVDIARNNFNGEIRGRCMRTWKAIMTDESDAESKTNHLRFQVLKFSQVYYQDAITVTNKGLEMELVKILTVFTYIDISCNNFSGSIPAEVGQLKSLYGLNLSINSFTGPIPSSLGNLRQLESLDLSNNSLSGQIPVEFGGLTFLSFMDVSNNQLVGKIPISTQISTFPAESFAGNKGLCGPPSLVKCSNTNMSPNAAPRGRDKASKVEFDWQSIYTGVGYGVGGGVVVILLMVWEEGRNWLEDSIDKILLVILPMMGYSYRTRGEWDYDEEDEDSEEESTYIMQDSSGDEIYSEDRVFRGPYCVFCSKLDISRKRAIHNPNCTCSFSPPITSFSSSSYSFSP
- the LOC126592517 gene encoding receptor-like protein 7 isoform X1 — protein: MKTPLLSWLFLLCICYVSLTFHTFVVSTQCPGDQQSLLLKLKNSLAFNHTTSQKLVKWNNGSDYCSWEGVSCKRGCVSNLDLSNEAITGGLDNSSPLFGLKSIDNLNLANNSFNYTQIPSEFKQLTGLRNLNLSYAFFAGQVPIEVSHLTRLVTLDLSTFPSRRTPLNLEKPNLKVLIRNFSELVELYLDGVNISAQGTEWCQAISSSLPRLRVLSLSACSLSGPIDSSLLKLQSLSVIRLDGNDFSIQVPEFFSKFPNLTSLDLSGSCPYGTCSGLYGTFPEKIFQVPTLQTIDLSDNPQLHGSLPEFLKNGSLRSLVLNGANFSGQLLPNSIGNLKFLSKIDIATCNFTGSIPRSTEELTQLVYLDFAKNKFNGSVPSFSMAKNLTLINLSDNQLTGQITSSHWEKLTNLVSLDLRNNLLNGTIPPSVFSLPMLQKLQLSNNQFSGRLHGSANISVLDTLDLSSNKLEGLIPMSIFNFRELKILLLSSNNFSGSFPLNSLQQLRNLSKLDLSYSSLSINYNSSSSSFSSYPRITTLKLASGKLGVFPDFLRNQSQLVYLDLSVNQIHGEIPNWIWKLSSLRQLNLSCNSLVNLQSPFLNLTSNLYVLDLHSNQLQGQIPMLPRLTTYMDYSRNNFSSSIPANIGDFLMYTVFFSLASNKLNGSIPESMCKAPYLQVLDLSNNSLSGPIPQCLTTISSGTLAILNLRRNRLNGSVPDGFPQHCSLRTLDLNGNQIEGKFPKFLGNCRMLEVLNIGNNQIRDTYPCLLKNISSLRVLVLRSNRFYGHMVCNKINGTWPKLQIVDIARNNFNGEIRGRCMRTWKAIMTDESDAESKTNHLRFQVLKFSQVYYQDAITVTNKGLEMELVKILTVFTYIDISCNNFSGSIPAEVGQLKSLYGLNLSINSFTGPIPSSLGNLRQLESLDLSNNSLSGQIPVEFGGLTFLSFMDVSNNQLVGKIPISTQISTFPAESFAGNKGLCGPPSLVKCSNTNMSPNAAPRGRDKASKVEFDWQSIYTGVGYGVGGGVVVILLMVWEEGRNWLEDSIDKILLVILPMMGYSYRTRGEWDYDEEDEDSEEESTYIMQDSSGDEIYSEDRVFRGPYCVFCSKLDISRKRAIHNPNCTCSFSPPITSFSSSSYSFSP
- the LOC126592517 gene encoding receptor-like protein 7 isoform X5; the encoded protein is MKTPLLSWLFLLCICYVSLTFHTFVVSTQCPGDQQSLLLKLKNSLAFNHTTSQKLVKWNNGSDYCSWEGVSCKRGCVSNLDLSNEAITGGLDNSSPLFGLKSIDNLNLANNSFNYTQIPSEFKQLTGLRNLNLSYAFFAGQVPIEISHLTRLVTLDLSTFYFPGTPSLNLEHPKLNVLLANFSELVELYLDGVNISAQGTNWCQAISSSLPKLRVLSLSTCNLSGPIDSSLLKLQSLSVIRIENNNLSTQVPEFFSNFPNLTSLRMVNSGLYGAFPKTIFQVPTLQTIDLSDNPQLHGSLPEFLKNGSLRSLVLNGANFSGQLLPNSIGNLKFLSKIDIATCNFTGSIPRSTEELTQLVYLDFAKNKFNGSVPSFSMAKNLTLINLSDNQLTGQITSSHWEKLTNLVSLDLRNNLLNGTIPPSVFSLPMLQKLQLSNNQFSGRLHGSANISVLDTLDLSSNKLEGLIPMSIFNFRELKILLLSSNNFSGSFPLNSLQQLRNLSKLDLSYSSLSINYNSSSSSFSSYPRITTLKLASGKLGVFPDFLRNQSQLVYLDLSVNQIHGEIPNWIWKLSSLRQLNLSCNSLVNLQSPFLNLTSNLYVLDLHSNQLQGQIPMLPRLTTYMDYSRNNFSSSIPANIGDFLMYTVFFSLASNKLNGSIPESMCKAPYLQVLDLSNNSLSGPIPQCLTTISSGTLAILNLRRNRLNGSVPDGFPQHCSLRTLDLNGNQIEGKFPKFLGNCRMLEVLNIGNNQIRDTYPCLLKNISSLRVLVLRSNRFYGHMVCNKINGTWPKLQIVDIARNNFNGEIRGRCMRTWKAIMTDESDAESKTNHLRFQVLKFSQVYYQDAITVTNKGLEMELVKILTVFTYIDISCNNFSGSIPAEVGQLKSLYGLNLSINSFTGPIPSSLGNLRQLESLDLSNNSLSGQIPVEFGGLTFLSFMDVSNNQLVGKIPISTQISTFPAESFAGNKGLCGPPSLVKCSNTNMSPNAAPRGRDKASKVEFDWQSIYTGVGYGVGGGVVVILLMVWEEGRNWLEDSIDKILLVILPMMGYSYRTRGEWDYDEEDEDSEEESTYIMQDSSGDEIYSEDRVFRGPYCVFCSKLDISRKRAIHNPNCTCSFSPPITSFSSSSYSFSP
- the LOC126592517 gene encoding receptor-like protein 7 isoform X8, giving the protein MKTPLLSWLFLLCICYVSLTFHTFVVSTQCPGDQQSLLLKLKNSLAFNHTTSQKLVKWNNGSDYCSWEGVSCKRGCVSNLDLSNEAITGGLDNSSPLFGLKSIDNLNLAYNFFNHAQIPSEFKQLTGLSNLNLSNAGFAGQVPIEISHLTRLVTLDLSTFYFPGTPSLNLEHPKLNVLLANFSELVELYLDGVNISAQGTNWCQAISSSLPKLRVLSLSTCNLSGPIDSSLLKLQSLSVIRIENNNLSTQVPEFFSNFPNLTSLRMVNSGLYGAFPKTIFQVPTLQTIDLSDNPQLHGSLPEFLKNGSLRSLVLNGANFSGQLLPNSIGNLKFLSKIDIATCNFTGSIPRSTEELTQLVYLDFAKNKFNGSVPSFSMAKNLTLINLSDNQLTGQITSSHWEKLTNLVSLDLRNNLLNGTIPPSVFSLPMLQKLQLSNNQFSGRLHGSANISVLDTLDLSSNKLEGLIPMSIFNFRELKILLLSSNNFSGSFPLNSLQQLRNLSKLDLSYSSLSINYNSSSSSFSSYPRITTLKLASGKLGVFPDFLRNQSQLVYLDLSVNQIHGEIPNWIWKLSSLRQLNLSCNSLVNLQSPFLNLTSNLYVLDLHSNQLQGQIPMLPRLTTYMDYSRNNFSSSIPANIGDFLMYTVFFSLASNKLNGSIPESMCKAPYLQVLDLSNNSLSGPIPQCLTTISSGTLAILNLRRNRLNGSVPDGFPQHCSLRTLDLNGNQIEGKFPKFLGNCRMLEVLNIGNNQIRDTYPCLLKNISSLRVLVLRSNRFYGHMVCNKINGTWPKLQIVDIARNNFNGEIRGRCMRTWKAIMTDESDAESKTNHLRFQVLKFSQVYYQDAITVTNKGLEMELVKILTVFTYIDISCNNFSGSIPAEVGQLKSLYGLNLSINSFTGPIPSSLGNLRQLESLDLSNNSLSGQIPVEFGGLTFLSFMDVSNNQLVGKIPISTQISTFPAESFAGNKGLCGPPSLVKCSNTNMSPNAAPRGRDKASKVEFDWQSIYTGVGYGVGGGVVVILLMVWEEGRNWLEDSIDKILLVILPMMGYSYRTRGEWDYDEEDEDSEEESTYIMQDSSGDEIYSEDRVFRGPYCVFCSKLDISRKRAIHNPNCTCSFSPPITSFSSSSYSFSP